From a single Streptomyces liliifuscus genomic region:
- the murG gene encoding undecaprenyldiphospho-muramoylpentapeptide beta-N-acetylglucosaminyltransferase — MHVVLAGGGTAGHIEPALALADALRRQDPTVGITALGTERGLETRLVPERGYELALIPAVPLPRKPTPELITVPGRLRGTIKAAEQILERTKADAVVGFGGYVALPAYLAAKRLGVPIVIHEANARPGLANKIGSRYAARVAVSTPDSKLRDARYIGIPLRRSIATLDRAAVRPQARAAFGLDPALPTLLVSGGSQGARRLNEVVQQAAPYLQQAGIQILHAVGPKNELPQVHQMPGMPPYIPVPYVDRMDLAYAAADMMLCRAGAMTVAELSAVGLPAVYVPLPIGNGEQRLNAQPVVKAGGGLLIDDAELTPQWVQTNVLPVLADPHRLFEMSRAASEFGRRDADDLLVGMVYEAIASRR, encoded by the coding sequence GTGCATGTCGTACTCGCCGGTGGGGGGACCGCCGGCCACATCGAGCCCGCGCTCGCCCTCGCGGACGCCCTGCGCAGGCAGGACCCGACCGTGGGTATCACGGCCCTGGGCACGGAGCGCGGACTCGAGACCCGACTCGTACCAGAGCGAGGCTACGAACTCGCGTTGATCCCCGCGGTACCGCTGCCGCGCAAGCCCACCCCCGAACTGATCACCGTCCCCGGGCGGCTGCGCGGCACGATCAAGGCGGCCGAGCAGATCCTTGAGCGCACCAAGGCCGACGCGGTCGTCGGCTTCGGCGGCTATGTCGCCCTGCCCGCCTACCTCGCGGCCAAGCGCCTCGGCGTGCCGATCGTGATCCACGAGGCCAACGCCCGCCCCGGCCTCGCCAACAAGATCGGTTCGCGGTACGCCGCCAGGGTCGCCGTCTCCACACCGGACAGCAAGCTGCGCGACGCCCGTTACATCGGCATCCCGCTGCGCCGCTCGATCGCCACGCTCGACCGGGCCGCCGTACGCCCGCAGGCACGCGCCGCGTTCGGGCTCGACCCCGCCCTGCCGACCCTGCTGGTCTCGGGCGGCTCGCAGGGCGCCCGCCGCCTCAATGAGGTGGTCCAGCAGGCCGCTCCGTACCTCCAGCAGGCCGGCATCCAGATCCTGCACGCGGTCGGCCCGAAGAACGAACTGCCGCAGGTCCACCAGATGCCGGGGATGCCCCCGTACATCCCGGTACCGTACGTGGACCGGATGGACCTCGCGTACGCCGCGGCCGACATGATGCTCTGCCGCGCGGGCGCGATGACCGTCGCCGAACTCTCCGCCGTCGGGCTCCCGGCCGTCTACGTCCCGCTGCCCATCGGCAACGGCGAACAGCGGCTCAACGCCCAGCCGGTGGTCAAGGCCGGCGGCGGACTGCTGATCGACGACGCGGAACTGACGCCGCAGTGGGTGCAGACCAACGTCCTGCCCGTGCTCGCCGATCCGCACCGGCTGTTCGAGATGTCCCGCGCCGCCTCCGAGTTCGGCCGCCGGGACGCCGACGACCTGCTCGTCGGGATGGTGTACGAGGCGATCGCGTCACGCCGTTAG
- a CDS encoding DivIVA domain-containing protein — MPLTPEDVRNKQFTTVRLREGYDEDEVDAFLDEVEAELTRLLRENEDLRAKLAAATRAAAQNQQQGMRKPPEQQDPQQQQGPPQGMRGPGAPVPAGISGPPQQQMGGPMGGPPQLPSGAPQLPAGPSAQGGQQGPGPMGQGPMGQGPMGQGPGQMQQQMQGQMQQQMPQQMGGPMGGPMGGPMGGHGGPQMGQPGQGPGGDSAARVLSLAQQTADQAIAEARSEANKIVGEARSRAEGLERDARAKADALERDAQEKHRVAMGSLESARATLERKVEDLRGFEREYRTRLKSYLESQLRQLETQADDSLAPPRAPAAASLPSSPSPSMAPAGASAPSYGGQQMGGPAPAPPSYGGQQQMSPAMTQPMAPVRPQGPSPMQQAPSPMRGFLIDEDDN, encoded by the coding sequence ATGCCGTTGACCCCCGAGGACGTGCGGAACAAGCAGTTCACGACCGTCCGCCTCCGAGAAGGCTATGACGAGGACGAGGTCGATGCCTTCCTCGATGAGGTCGAAGCCGAACTGACCCGCCTGCTCCGCGAGAACGAGGACCTGCGCGCCAAGCTGGCCGCCGCCACACGCGCCGCCGCGCAGAACCAGCAGCAGGGCATGCGCAAGCCGCCCGAACAGCAGGATCCGCAGCAACAACAGGGTCCGCCGCAGGGCATGCGCGGTCCCGGTGCTCCCGTGCCCGCCGGCATATCGGGTCCGCCGCAGCAGCAGATGGGCGGCCCCATGGGCGGCCCGCCCCAGCTGCCGAGCGGTGCGCCGCAGCTTCCCGCGGGCCCCAGCGCCCAGGGTGGCCAGCAGGGTCCCGGCCCGATGGGGCAGGGTCCGATGGGCCAGGGCCCCATGGGTCAGGGTCCCGGTCAGATGCAGCAGCAGATGCAGGGTCAGATGCAGCAGCAGATGCCCCAGCAGATGGGCGGCCCGATGGGCGGTCCCATGGGTGGCCCGATGGGCGGTCACGGTGGCCCGCAGATGGGTCAGCCCGGTCAGGGCCCCGGTGGCGACAGCGCCGCCCGCGTGCTCTCGCTTGCGCAGCAGACCGCCGACCAGGCGATCGCCGAGGCCCGTTCCGAGGCCAACAAGATCGTCGGCGAGGCCCGCAGCCGCGCCGAGGGCCTGGAGCGCGACGCCCGTGCCAAGGCCGACGCTCTTGAGCGGGACGCGCAGGAGAAGCACCGCGTGGCGATGGGCTCCCTGGAGTCCGCCCGCGCCACGCTGGAGCGCAAGGTCGAGGACCTGCGCGGCTTCGAGCGCGAGTACCGCACGCGTCTGAAGTCCTACCTGGAGTCGCAGCTGCGTCAGCTGGAGACCCAGGCCGACGACTCGTTGGCTCCGCCGCGTGCTCCGGCCGCCGCGTCGCTTCCGTCGTCGCCGAGCCCGTCCATGGCTCCGGCCGGGGCGAGCGCGCCGTCGTACGGCGGCCAGCAGATGGGTGGCCCGGCTCCGGCCCCGCCGTCCTACGGTGGTCAGCAGCAGATGTCGCCGGCCATGACCCAGCCGATGGCGCCGGTCCGGCCGCAGGGCCCCTCGCCCATGCAGCAGGCGCCCTCGCCGATGCGTGGCTTTCTGATCGACGAGGACGACAACTGA
- a CDS encoding YggT family protein — MSVVAQVLYVALMCFLIVLIFRLVMDYVFQFARSWQPGKAMVVVLEATYTVTDPPLKLLRRFIPPLRLGGVALDLSFFVLMIIVYILISVVSRL, encoded by the coding sequence ATGAGCGTGGTTGCGCAGGTTCTGTACGTCGCGCTGATGTGTTTCCTCATCGTGCTGATCTTCCGGCTGGTCATGGACTACGTCTTCCAGTTCGCCCGCTCATGGCAACCCGGCAAGGCGATGGTGGTCGTTCTGGAGGCCACCTACACTGTCACTGATCCACCGCTCAAGCTTCTGCGGCGGTTCATCCCGCCGCTGCGTCTCGGGGGCGTGGCGCTCGACCTGTCCTTCTTCGTACTGATGATCATCGTCTACATCCTGATCTCCGTTGTGAGCCGGCTGTGA
- a CDS encoding cell division protein FtsQ/DivIB has product MAGPTTAERGERQHLDSGPPRPPLLRRLPKPRRLIIPVVCLALLGAGCLWVLYGSQWLRVERVSASGTRVLTPDQVVEAADVPVGLPLISVDTDVIEARLRQKLPRIDSVDVVRSWPHGIGLKVIERTPVLIAEKGGKFVEVDAKGVRYATVSRAPKGVPALELAVSRSAGLRRFGTDRLMREAVRVTGSLPAAVARDTQVVKVRSYDSISLELSGNRTVLWGSGEKSGVKARTLSALMKAAPEARHFDVSVPTAPASSGS; this is encoded by the coding sequence GTGGCCGGACCGACCACCGCCGAACGCGGCGAACGGCAGCATCTGGACTCCGGCCCGCCCCGGCCACCCCTTCTCAGGAGGCTCCCGAAGCCTCGTAGGCTCATCATTCCGGTGGTCTGCCTCGCTCTGCTCGGCGCGGGCTGTCTCTGGGTGCTCTACGGCTCGCAGTGGCTGCGCGTGGAGCGCGTATCGGCTTCGGGGACACGGGTCCTGACGCCCGATCAGGTCGTCGAGGCGGCCGACGTTCCGGTCGGATTGCCGTTGATTTCAGTCGACACCGATGTGATTGAGGCGAGACTGCGCCAGAAATTGCCCCGAATTGACTCGGTTGACGTCGTGCGTTCCTGGCCCCATGGAATCGGGCTGAAAGTGATCGAACGCACTCCGGTTCTCATTGCCGAAAAGGGCGGAAAGTTCGTCGAAGTGGACGCCAAGGGCGTGCGTTATGCCACGGTTTCGCGCGCCCCGAAGGGCGTTCCCGCGCTGGAATTGGCGGTGTCCCGGTCCGCGGGCCTGCGCCGCTTCGGGACCGACCGGCTGATGCGCGAGGCGGTGCGCGTCACGGGTTCCCTTCCGGCCGCGGTCGCGCGTGACACCCAGGTCGTCAAGGTCCGTTCGTACGACTCCATCTCGCTGGAGTTGAGCGGCAACCGGACCGTGTTGTGGGGAAGTGGCGAGAAGAGCGGCGTCAAGGCCCGTACGCTCAGCGCTCTCATGAAAGCCGCTCCAGAGGCGCGGCACTTCGATGTCAGCGTTCCCACCGCCCCTGCGTCATCGGGGAGTTGA
- the ftsZ gene encoding cell division protein FtsZ: MAAPQNYLAVIKVIGVGGGGVNAINRMIEVGLKGVEFIAINTDAQALLMSDADVKLDVGRELTRGLGAGANPAVGRKAAEDHREEIEEVLKGADMVFVTAGEGGGTGTGGAPVVANIARSLGALTIGVVTRPFTFEGRRRANQAEDGIAELREEVDTLIVIPNDRLLSISDRQVSVLDAFKSADQVLLSGVQGITDLITTPGLINLDFADVKSVMSEAGSALMGIGSARGDDRAVAAAEMAISSPLLEASIDGARGVLLSISGGSDLGLFEINEAAQLVSEAAHPEANIIFGAVIDDALGDEVRVTVIAAGFDGGQPPSKRDTVLGSSSAKRDEPTPARSGDSRPSFGSLGSVTPKEAPEPTPEPVSNELPSVSPPVPPSRTYSDSAAEELDVPDFLK, from the coding sequence GTGGCAGCACCGCAGAACTACCTCGCAGTCATCAAAGTCATCGGTGTCGGCGGCGGTGGTGTCAATGCCATCAACCGGATGATCGAGGTCGGTCTCAAGGGTGTCGAGTTCATCGCCATCAACACCGACGCCCAGGCGCTGTTGATGAGCGACGCCGACGTCAAGCTCGACGTCGGCCGCGAACTCACCCGCGGACTCGGCGCCGGAGCCAACCCGGCCGTCGGCCGCAAGGCGGCGGAGGACCACCGCGAGGAGATCGAGGAGGTCCTCAAGGGGGCCGACATGGTCTTCGTGACAGCCGGCGAGGGCGGCGGCACCGGCACCGGCGGCGCACCCGTCGTGGCCAACATCGCCCGCTCGCTCGGCGCGCTCACCATCGGCGTGGTCACGCGTCCGTTCACCTTCGAGGGACGGCGCCGCGCCAACCAGGCCGAGGACGGCATCGCGGAACTCCGCGAAGAGGTCGACACCCTCATCGTCATCCCGAACGACCGGCTGCTGTCCATCTCGGACCGCCAGGTCTCGGTCCTCGACGCCTTCAAGTCGGCGGACCAGGTCCTGCTCTCCGGTGTTCAGGGCATCACCGACCTCATCACCACGCCCGGTCTGATCAACCTCGACTTCGCCGACGTCAAGTCCGTGATGTCCGAGGCGGGTTCGGCGCTCATGGGCATCGGCTCGGCCCGCGGCGACGACCGCGCGGTGGCCGCGGCCGAGATGGCGATCTCCTCGCCGCTCCTGGAGGCGTCCATCGACGGCGCCCGAGGCGTGCTGCTCTCCATCTCCGGCGGCTCCGACCTCGGCCTGTTCGAGATCAACGAGGCCGCCCAGCTGGTGAGCGAGGCCGCGCACCCCGAGGCCAACATCATCTTCGGCGCGGTCATCGACGACGCGCTCGGCGACGAGGTCCGGGTCACCGTCATCGCGGCCGGCTTCGACGGCGGACAGCCCCCGTCCAAGCGGGACACCGTCCTCGGTTCGTCCTCCGCCAAGCGTGACGAGCCCACACCGGCCCGGTCGGGCGACAGTCGCCCGTCCTTCGGCTCGCTGGGCAGTGTCACGCCGAAGGAGGCCCCGGAGCCCACTCCGGAGCCGGTCAGCAACGAACTGCCGTCGGTCTCCCCGCCGGTCCCGCCGTCGCGGACGTACTCCGACAGTGCGGCCGAAGAGCTGGACGTGCCGGACTTCCTCAAGTGA
- a CDS encoding cell division protein SepF has product MAGAMRKMAVYLGLVEDDGYDGRGFDPDDDFEPELDPEPERDRRRHEPSHQSHQPHQSQRDESVRVVQPPVQRDPVSHSASLTAESGRPARIAPVASITQERQSMEKNAPVIMPKVVSEREPYRITTLHPRTYNEARTIGEHFREGTPVIMNLTEMDDTDAKRLVDFAAGLVFGLHGSIERVTQKVFLLSPANVDVTAEDKARIAEGGFFNQS; this is encoded by the coding sequence ATGGCCGGCGCGATGCGCAAGATGGCGGTCTACCTCGGCCTCGTGGAGGACGATGGGTACGACGGCAGGGGCTTCGACCCCGACGACGACTTCGAGCCCGAGCTTGATCCGGAGCCCGAGCGGGACCGCCGACGGCATGAGCCGTCGCATCAATCACACCAGCCGCATCAGTCTCAACGGGACGAATCGGTACGAGTGGTACAGCCGCCCGTGCAGCGGGATCCCGTGTCGCATTCCGCTTCGCTCACCGCGGAATCCGGGCGTCCCGCGCGAATCGCCCCCGTGGCGTCCATCACACAAGAACGTCAAAGCATGGAGAAGAACGCACCGGTGATCATGCCCAAGGTCGTGTCGGAACGAGAGCCGTACAGGATCACCACACTGCACCCCCGGACCTACAACGAGGCCCGTACCATCGGGGAACACTTCCGTGAGGGCACTCCGGTGATCATGAATCTGACTGAGATGGATGACACAGACGCGAAGCGACTTGTCGACTTTGCGGCCGGTTTGGTGTTTGGTCTTCACGGGAGCATCGAGCGGGTGACGCAGAAGGTGTTCCTGTTGTCGCCTGCTAACGTCGATGTCACGGCGGAGGACAAGGCTCGCATCGCAGAGGGCGGGTTCTTCAACCAGAGCTGA
- the pgeF gene encoding peptidoglycan editing factor PgeF, producing the protein MIRQRETVSGAHFAFTDRWGGVSAVPYEELNLGGAVGDDPAAVLTNRAWAAKSLGLDASRVVWMNQVHGNDVAEVDGPWTDPRSTPPVDGLVTATRGLALAVLTADCVPVLLADPVAGVVAAAHAGRPGMVAGIVSEAVDAMESLGADPARIIARTGPAVCGRCYEVPEAMRAEVAAVEPAAYAETSWGTPAVDVTAGVHAQLERLGVRDREQSPVCTLESDDHFSYRRDRTTGRLAGYVWLD; encoded by the coding sequence GTGATACGACAGCGCGAGACCGTGAGCGGCGCGCACTTCGCCTTCACCGACCGGTGGGGCGGGGTGAGCGCCGTTCCGTACGAGGAGCTCAACCTCGGCGGAGCGGTCGGTGACGACCCCGCTGCCGTACTGACCAACCGGGCGTGGGCCGCCAAGTCCCTGGGGCTCGACGCCAGTCGTGTGGTCTGGATGAACCAGGTGCACGGCAATGACGTCGCCGAGGTCGACGGGCCGTGGACCGACCCCCGGTCCACTCCGCCGGTCGACGGCCTGGTGACCGCGACCCGGGGCCTCGCCCTCGCCGTACTCACCGCCGACTGCGTCCCGGTCCTGCTGGCCGACCCGGTCGCCGGAGTGGTCGCCGCGGCCCACGCCGGCCGGCCCGGCATGGTCGCCGGGATCGTGTCCGAGGCGGTCGACGCGATGGAGTCGCTGGGCGCGGACCCCGCGCGGATCATCGCCCGCACAGGCCCCGCCGTCTGCGGCCGTTGCTACGAAGTACCCGAAGCGATGCGCGCCGAAGTGGCCGCCGTCGAGCCCGCGGCGTACGCCGAGACGAGTTGGGGCACGCCGGCGGTCGACGTGACCGCGGGGGTGCACGCGCAACTGGAGCGGCTCGGGGTGCGCGACCGGGAGCAGTCGCCGGTGTGCACGCTGGAGTCCGATGATCACTTCTCGTACCGCCGCGACCGCACCACCGGTCGGCTCGCGGGCTATGTGTGGCTGGACTGA
- the ileS gene encoding isoleucine--tRNA ligase: MNTQPSTQPQYRQVPAQVDLPALEHAVLDFWREQKIFAKTLEQSEGRPEWVFYEGPPTANGMPGAHHIEARVFKDVFPRFRTMRGYHVARKAGWDCHGLPVELAVEKELGFNGKKDIEAYGIAEFNAKCRESVTRHTDAFEELTTRMGYWTDLNDPYRTMDPEYIESVWWSLKEIFNKGLLVQDHRVAPWCPRCGTGLSDHELAQGYETVVDPSVFVRFPLTSGPLAGEAALLVWTTTPWTLVSNTAVAAHPDVTYVVATNGDEKLVVAEPLVEKALGEGWETTGQSFTGTEMERWTYQRPFELVEFPEPAHYVVNAEYVTTEDGTGLVHQSPAFGEDDLKVCREYGLPVVNPVRPDGTFEEDVPLVGGVFFKKADEKLTEDLQQRGLLFRHIPYEHSYPHCWRCHTALLYYAQPSWYIRTTAIKDRLLQENEKTNWYPDSVKTGRYGDWLNNNIDWALSRNRYWGTPLPIWRCEDDHLTVVGSRTELSELTGTDQSGLDPHRPFIDEVTFACPQCEKTATRVPEVIDAWYDSGSMPFAQWGYPYKNKELFESRYPAQFISEAIDQTRGWFYTLMAVGTLVFDKSSYENVVCLGHILAEDGRKMSKHLGNILQPIPLMDQHGADAVRWFMAAGGSPWAARRVGHGTIQEVVRKTLLTYWNTVAFQALYARTSNWAPSEADPAPAERPVLDRWLLSELHALTDQVTQALEAYDTQRAGKLLSAFVDDLSNWYVRRSRRRFWQGDKAALRTLHEVVETITRLMAPLTPFITERVWQDLVVPVTPGAPESVHLTSWPEADLSVIDPELSTQMVLVRRLVELGRATRAESGVKTRQPLSRALVAATGFAALDRELHAQITEELNVSALASLSEVGGSLVDTTAKANFRALGKRFGKGVQAVAKAVAEADAAALSLALREGTASVEVDGETITLAPDEVIITETPREGWSVASDSGATVALDLEITEELRQAGLARDAIRLIQEARKNSGLDVADRIALRWTSTDPKVTAALTEHSALIADEVLATDFAQGEADDTYGAPFTDESLSLTFRLRKA; encoded by the coding sequence TTGAATACGCAGCCGAGTACACAGCCGCAGTACCGCCAGGTCCCCGCCCAGGTCGACCTGCCCGCCCTCGAGCACGCCGTGCTCGACTTCTGGCGCGAGCAGAAGATCTTCGCCAAGACCCTGGAGCAGTCCGAGGGCCGCCCGGAGTGGGTGTTCTACGAGGGCCCGCCCACGGCCAACGGCATGCCCGGTGCCCACCACATCGAGGCGCGCGTCTTCAAGGACGTCTTCCCGCGCTTCCGCACCATGCGCGGCTACCACGTGGCCCGCAAGGCCGGCTGGGACTGCCACGGCCTCCCCGTGGAGCTGGCGGTCGAGAAGGAGCTCGGCTTCAACGGCAAGAAGGACATCGAGGCGTACGGCATCGCCGAGTTCAACGCCAAGTGCCGCGAGTCCGTGACCCGCCACACCGACGCCTTCGAAGAGCTCACGACCCGCATGGGTTACTGGACCGACCTGAACGACCCGTACCGCACGATGGACCCCGAGTACATCGAGTCCGTGTGGTGGTCGCTCAAGGAGATCTTCAACAAGGGCCTGCTGGTCCAGGACCACCGCGTCGCCCCCTGGTGCCCCCGCTGCGGCACGGGCCTCTCCGACCACGAGCTGGCGCAGGGCTACGAGACGGTCGTCGACCCCTCGGTGTTCGTCCGTTTCCCGCTCACCTCCGGTCCGCTCGCGGGCGAGGCCGCGCTCCTGGTGTGGACGACGACCCCGTGGACCCTGGTGTCCAACACCGCGGTCGCCGCCCACCCCGACGTCACCTATGTCGTCGCGACGAACGGTGACGAGAAGCTGGTCGTCGCCGAGCCACTCGTCGAGAAGGCACTCGGCGAGGGCTGGGAGACCACCGGCCAGTCCTTCACGGGCACCGAGATGGAGCGCTGGACGTATCAACGTCCGTTCGAGCTCGTGGAGTTCCCCGAGCCCGCGCACTACGTGGTGAACGCGGAGTACGTCACGACCGAGGACGGCACGGGTCTGGTTCACCAGTCCCCCGCCTTCGGCGAGGACGACCTCAAGGTCTGCCGTGAGTACGGCCTGCCCGTGGTGAACCCGGTCCGCCCCGACGGCACGTTCGAGGAGGACGTCCCCCTGGTCGGCGGCGTCTTCTTCAAGAAGGCCGACGAGAAGCTCACCGAGGACCTCCAGCAGCGCGGCCTGCTCTTCAGGCACATCCCGTACGAGCACAGCTACCCGCACTGCTGGCGCTGCCACACCGCGCTCCTCTACTACGCGCAGCCGTCCTGGTACATCCGCACCACGGCCATCAAGGACCGCCTCCTCCAGGAGAACGAGAAGACCAACTGGTACCCGGACTCGGTCAAGACCGGCCGGTACGGCGACTGGCTGAACAACAACATCGACTGGGCGCTGTCCCGCAACCGCTACTGGGGCACCCCGCTGCCGATCTGGCGCTGCGAGGACGACCACCTCACGGTCGTCGGATCCCGCACCGAGCTCTCCGAGCTGACGGGCACGGACCAGTCGGGCCTCGACCCACACCGCCCGTTCATCGACGAGGTCACCTTCGCGTGCCCCCAGTGCGAGAAGACGGCCACGCGCGTGCCGGAGGTCATCGACGCCTGGTACGACTCGGGTTCGATGCCGTTCGCACAGTGGGGCTACCCGTACAAGAACAAGGAACTCTTCGAGTCCCGCTACCCCGCGCAGTTCATCAGCGAGGCCATCGACCAGACCCGCGGCTGGTTCTACACACTGATGGCGGTCGGCACGCTCGTCTTCGACAAGTCGTCGTACGAGAACGTCGTGTGCCTCGGCCACATCCTCGCCGAGGACGGCCGCAAGATGTCCAAGCACCTGGGCAACATCCTGCAGCCGATCCCGCTGATGGACCAGCACGGCGCGGACGCCGTCCGCTGGTTCATGGCGGCCGGCGGCTCCCCCTGGGCGGCCCGCCGCGTCGGTCACGGCACGATCCAGGAGGTCGTCCGCAAGACGCTCCTCACGTACTGGAACACGGTCGCCTTCCAGGCCCTGTACGCCCGCACGTCCAACTGGGCGCCCAGCGAGGCCGATCCGGCCCCGGCGGAGAGGCCCGTTCTCGACCGCTGGCTGTTGTCCGAACTCCACGCGCTCACCGACCAGGTGACACAGGCTCTGGAGGCGTACGACACCCAGCGCGCCGGAAAGCTCCTCTCGGCGTTCGTCGACGACCTGTCCAACTGGTACGTACGCCGCTCGCGTCGCCGCTTCTGGCAGGGCGACAAGGCGGCGCTGCGCACCCTGCACGAGGTCGTCGAGACGATCACGCGCCTGATGGCCCCGCTGACCCCGTTCATCACCGAGCGGGTCTGGCAGGACCTGGTGGTGCCCGTGACCCCGGGCGCCCCCGAGTCCGTACACCTGACGTCCTGGCCGGAGGCGGACCTGTCCGTCATCGATCCGGAGCTGTCCACACAGATGGTGCTCGTACGCCGTCTCGTGGAGCTGGGCCGTGCCACGCGCGCGGAGTCGGGTGTGAAGACGCGTCAGCCGCTGTCCCGCGCACTGGTGGCGGCGACCGGGTTCGCGGCCCTCGACCGTGAACTGCACGCGCAGATCACGGAAGAGCTGAACGTGAGCGCGCTGGCCTCCCTCTCAGAGGTGGGCGGCTCGCTGGTCGACACCACCGCCAAGGCCAACTTCCGTGCGCTGGGCAAGCGGTTCGGCAAGGGCGTCCAGGCGGTGGCCAAGGCCGTCGCCGAGGCCGACGCGGCCGCGCTGTCCCTGGCCCTGCGCGAGGGCACGGCGTCGGTGGAGGTCGACGGCGAGACCATCACGCTCGCCCCGGACGAGGTGATCATCACGGAGACCCCGCGCGAGGGCTGGTCGGTCGCCTCGGACTCCGGCGCGACGGTCGCCCTTGACCTGGAGATCACCGAGGAGCTGCGTCAGGCCGGCCTGGCCCGTGACGCGATCCGCCTGATCCAGGAGGCCCGCAAGAACAGCGGCCTCGACGTGGCCGACCGGATCGCCCTGCGCTGGACGTCCACGGACCCGAAGGTGACCGCGGCGCTCACCGAGCACTCCGCCCTGATCGCCGACGAGGTCCTCGCCACGGACTTCGCCCAGGGCGAGGCGGACGACACGTACGGCGCCCCGTTCACGGACGAGTCCCTGTCGCTGACGTTCCGCCTCCGCAAGGCGTAG
- a CDS encoding YggS family pyridoxal phosphate-dependent enzyme, whose product MTDRKAQLAGNLAKVEERIAAACVAAGRKREEVTLIVVTKTYPADDVRILSELGVRHVAENRDQDAAPKAEACSDLPLSWHFVGQLQTNKVRSVVGYADVVQSVDRARLVAALSKEAVRQERELGCLIQVALDAEETGRGERGGVGTGGIEELAGLVAGAPGLRLDGLMTVAPLTGPYAGREPAAFERLMDLSTDLRSAHPAANMVSAGMSADLEQAVAAGATHVRVGTAVLGVRPRLG is encoded by the coding sequence ATGACGGACCGTAAGGCTCAACTCGCCGGAAACCTGGCGAAAGTGGAAGAGCGTATCGCGGCGGCCTGTGTGGCCGCCGGGCGCAAGCGCGAAGAAGTGACCCTGATCGTGGTCACCAAGACCTACCCGGCCGACGATGTGCGGATCCTGTCGGAACTCGGTGTGCGCCACGTCGCCGAGAACCGTGACCAGGACGCGGCGCCCAAGGCCGAGGCCTGTTCCGATCTGCCCCTCTCCTGGCACTTTGTCGGTCAGTTGCAGACCAACAAGGTGCGTTCCGTGGTGGGTTACGCGGATGTCGTGCAGTCCGTCGACCGGGCCCGGCTCGTCGCCGCCCTGTCGAAGGAGGCGGTGCGGCAGGAGCGCGAGCTGGGGTGCCTCATTCAGGTCGCACTCGATGCCGAGGAGACTGGACGGGGGGAGCGCGGTGGTGTAGGGACCGGTGGTATCGAGGAGTTGGCCGGTCTCGTGGCCGGGGCTCCGGGTCTCAGGCTCGACGGACTGATGACCGTCGCCCCGCTCACCGGACCGTACGCGGGGCGTGAACCGGCGGCGTTCGAGCGGCTGATGGATTTGTCGACTGACCTGCGCAGCGCCCATCCGGCTGCGAACATGGTCTCGGCAGGGATGAGTGCGGACCTCGAACAGGCCGTGGCAGCCGGAGCGACACATGTGCGCGTCGGTACTGCGGTACTCGGAGTCCGCCCCAGGCTCGGGTAA